The genomic segment TTGGACTTGGACATCTTGGTCCCGTCCTTGAGCACCATCCCCTGGGTAAGCAGGTTCTGGAACGGCTCGTCGCCGCGCACCAGGCCCTCGTCGCGCATCAGCTTGTGAAAAAACCGCGCATAGAGCAGGTGCAGGATCGCGTGCTCGATACCGCCGATGTATTGATCCACCGGCAACCAGTAGTCCACCCGGACATCCAGCATGGCCCCGGTGACGTCCGGCGCGCAGTAACGGGCGTAGTACCAGGACGATTCCATAAAGGTGTCGAAGGTGTCGGTCTCGCGCTCCGCGGGGCGCCCGCACTCCGGACAGGTGGTACGGTAGAACTCCGGCATGCGTTTCAGCGGGGAACCGGCACCGCTGAGCGCCACGTCCTGCGGCAACACCACCGGCAGGTCCTCATCCGGCACCGGGACCGATCCGCACTCCGGGCAGTGGATCACGGGGATGGGTGCACCCCAATAGCGCTGGCGCGAGATGCCCCAGTCCCGCAACCGGTAGTGGACCCGGCGCTGACCGCGGCCGTGCCGTTCGAGGTGTTCGGCAATGGCATCGAACGCCGTTGCGGAATCCATGCCGGTGAACAACCCCGAGTCCCGCAGCACGCCCTTCTCCGTATACGCCGCGGCGCCCAGATCCGGTTCCGTGCCATCCGCCGGATACACCACACCACGCACCGGCAGGCCGTAGCGGCGTGCGAATTCGAAATCGCGCTGGTCATGGGCTGGCACCGCCATCACCGCGCCGGTTCCGTAGCCCATCAGCACGAAGTTGGCCACCCACACCGGTACCGGCGCTCCGGTGATGGGGTGCTCTGCCGTCAGGCCGGTGAAACAACCGCGCTTCTCCATGGTTTCGAGGGCCGCCTCGGAGACCTGGGTGCCGCGGCACTCCTCGATGAACGCGGCGAGCGCCGGATTGGCCACCGCCGCCTTCAATGCCACGGGGTGCGCGGCGGCGAGTGCCACGTAGGTTACCCCCATCAGGGTGTCGGGCCGGGTGGTGAACACCGTGAGGGGAGCGTCCTCCCCAGGCACGGCGAATGCCAGCTCCACGCCTTCGGAGCGTCCAATCCAGTTGCGCTGCATGGTACGCACCTGGTCGGGCCAGCCGTCCAACGTATTGAGCGCCGCAAGCAGCTCGTCCGCGTAGGCGGTGATGCGCATGAACCACTGGGGGATTTCACGGTGCTCCACGGGCGTATCGCAACGCCAGCAACGCCCCTCGACCACCTGCTCGTTGGCCAGCACGGTCTCGTCCTTCGGGCACCAGTTCACCGGCGCGGTGCGCTTGTACACCAAGCCCTTGCGAAGCAAGCGCGTGAACAGCCATTGCTCCCAACGGTAGTAGGATGGATCACAGGTGGCGAGTTCCCGGCTCCAGTCGTAACCGAAACCGAGGCGCTTGAGCTGATCCCGCATGTAGGCGATGTTGTCGTAGGTCCAGCGCGCCGCCGGAACGCCGTTCTGGATCGCGGCGTTCTCCGCGGGCAGCCCGAAGGCGTCCCAACCCATGGGCTGCAGTACGTTGCGCCCGCGCATGCGCTGGTAGCGGGCGATGACGTCGCCGATGGTGTAGTTGCGCACGTGTCCCATGTGCAGACGACCGCTGGGATAGGGGAACATGCACAGGCAGTAGAATTTCTCCCGCGCCGGGTCCTCCACGGCGCGGAACACTTGGTGTTCCGCCCAATGGCTCTGGGCCTCGGCCTCCACCTCGGCCGGCTGGTATGACTCGTCCATCCGCATGATTCCGGGGAAATGCTGAAAAAACAAGGATACCGTAGTCCGCCTGCGGCGAACAACAAAACCGCTGCCCTATGCCTGCACCCGCGGATGGGGCACACTAGGGTAGTGTTTCACGATTGGAGGACCGGCCGTGAAACAACGTCGCGATCCGAGTCGAGGACTGGCCCATGAACCCGAAGAGCGAACACTCCCCGGCGGCAGAAAAGCTGATCCGGGCCTATAACCGGATGCTGGAACGCGTCAAAGCGTTCCTGGACGACAGCGCGCCGGATACCCATCCCGGACTGCATCGGAGCATCGATTCTGCCAAGGACAAGGCGGTGGAACTCGGCGAGCTGACCCGGGAGGAAGCAGAACGGACCGGTTATTTCCTCAAACGCGACCTGGAGGACGCCGCCCGCTACCTGGCGGATACCGGGCACGAACTAAGCGACTGGCTGCAAATCGACGTGGGGCTGATCGAACGGCAGATGTTGGAATGGTTTGCCTCCGCCGCGGACCGCACCCGCCTGGAGTGGCTACAGCTCCAGGCCGACCTGCGGCGCACCGCCGAGTACCACACCGGGGAAATCGCCGGGCCCGGCGCCCTCGAGTGCAGTGGCTGCGGCGAGGTGCTCCGGCTGCAAGCCACCGGGCATGTCCCCCCCTGTCCCCGGTGCCACGGCACCGTGTTTCGGCGCCCGGCCAACCGCG from the Chromatiales bacterium 21-64-14 genome contains:
- a CDS encoding leucine--tRNA ligase, whose protein sequence is MDESYQPAEVEAEAQSHWAEHQVFRAVEDPAREKFYCLCMFPYPSGRLHMGHVRNYTIGDVIARYQRMRGRNVLQPMGWDAFGLPAENAAIQNGVPAARWTYDNIAYMRDQLKRLGFGYDWSRELATCDPSYYRWEQWLFTRLLRKGLVYKRTAPVNWCPKDETVLANEQVVEGRCWRCDTPVEHREIPQWFMRITAYADELLAALNTLDGWPDQVRTMQRNWIGRSEGVELAFAVPGEDAPLTVFTTRPDTLMGVTYVALAAAHPVALKAAVANPALAAFIEECRGTQVSEAALETMEKRGCFTGLTAEHPITGAPVPVWVANFVLMGYGTGAVMAVPAHDQRDFEFARRYGLPVRGVVYPADGTEPDLGAAAYTEKGVLRDSGLFTGMDSATAFDAIAEHLERHGRGQRRVHYRLRDWGISRQRYWGAPIPVIHCPECGSVPVPDEDLPVVLPQDVALSGAGSPLKRMPEFYRTTCPECGRPAERETDTFDTFMESSWYYARYCAPDVTGAMLDVRVDYWLPVDQYIGGIEHAILHLLYARFFHKLMRDEGLVRGDEPFQNLLTQGMVLKDGTKMSKSKGNTVDPQEMVERYGADTVRMFVMFAAPPEQSLEWSEAGVEGAFRFLRRLWKLVSVHVNAGPAAVLERGALTVPQRALRRQVHETIAKVSDDMGRRYTFNTAIAAVMELVNALYKFEDPTPQGRAVMQEALEVAVRLLAPIVPHVTHRLWHHLGRDQLLVNTPWPTPDSVALTRDTVEIVVQVNGRLRGRVEVPAGGDREVLEAAALGDPNVQRFLEGRPVRKLVVVPGRLVNIVV